In one Shinella zoogloeoides genomic region, the following are encoded:
- a CDS encoding glycosyltransferase family 2 protein: MRLAEYPDDIAFATAIGIAPARQAPPSEDRHVPAPLMAEAQLFRRLGLSKTLISTMLVRAGQHGTTLEAELIASGMVAPDIYYEALAEILGLPFLRKLDPNEVEDLPGADSQLVEPTVVRLRQRTRAPITAIVPSAARLDYLQERLRFSPSLRTMMVSTTPVAVRAAVWQAGSGRRLRETVDRLFSATPEASARITLWGRQGFYIGMALTLLVMLLAIQPIAVLLLLHIVLGLFFFATVIIRVMALLAKWREKFRTRPAPLLGRRPVYSVFVALYREAAVVPQLVATLNRLQWPAACLDIKLICEADDRETLDALAAAALGPQFEIVTVPPGRPRTKPRALTYALGAARGEFLVIYDAEDRIDPMQLEEAWRTFAAGPAHIACLQAPLIITNARESWISALFAVEYAGLFRVLLPRLAAARMPMPLGGTSNHFRTRVLQDVGGWDPFNVTEDADLGLRLYRLGYRCGVISRPTYEEAPTEIRAWLGQRTRWFKGWLQTWLVLMRRPSQLVREMGLGPSLVFQVLVGGLILSSLAHPLILAYLGVIVWRLVALENATVGLLDLTLFTLDALNIAGSYAVFIALGRIGMTREERRTVGSRWALTPVYWLLISQAAWRAVRELRSNPFFWNKTAHRPAKTQEGPAAAPGTG; this comes from the coding sequence ATGCGACTGGCAGAATATCCCGACGACATCGCTTTCGCCACCGCAATCGGCATTGCGCCGGCGCGGCAGGCGCCGCCCTCGGAAGACCGGCATGTGCCGGCGCCTCTCATGGCGGAAGCCCAGCTCTTCCGCCGGCTCGGCCTCTCGAAAACGCTCATCTCCACAATGCTGGTGCGCGCCGGCCAGCACGGCACGACGCTGGAAGCGGAACTCATCGCAAGCGGCATGGTTGCGCCGGACATCTACTACGAAGCGCTTGCGGAAATTCTCGGCTTGCCCTTCCTGCGCAAGCTGGATCCGAACGAGGTGGAGGATCTTCCTGGCGCCGACAGCCAACTCGTAGAGCCGACCGTCGTCCGGCTGCGCCAGCGTACCCGCGCACCGATCACGGCCATCGTCCCCAGCGCGGCCCGGCTGGACTATCTGCAGGAACGGCTGCGCTTCTCTCCGTCGCTGCGCACAATGATGGTCTCGACCACGCCCGTCGCCGTGCGTGCGGCGGTCTGGCAGGCGGGCAGCGGGCGCCGGCTTCGCGAGACCGTCGACCGGCTGTTCAGCGCCACGCCCGAAGCCAGCGCCCGCATCACCCTGTGGGGGCGGCAGGGTTTCTATATCGGCATGGCCCTCACGCTTCTCGTCATGCTGCTGGCCATACAGCCGATCGCCGTGCTGCTGCTGCTTCACATCGTGCTCGGGCTGTTCTTCTTCGCCACCGTCATCATCCGCGTGATGGCGTTGCTGGCCAAATGGCGGGAGAAATTCCGCACGCGGCCCGCGCCCCTCCTCGGCCGGCGGCCGGTCTATTCCGTCTTCGTCGCTCTCTACCGGGAGGCGGCGGTCGTGCCGCAGCTCGTCGCTACGCTGAACCGGCTGCAATGGCCGGCGGCCTGCCTCGACATCAAGCTGATCTGCGAGGCCGACGACCGGGAGACGCTCGACGCATTGGCCGCAGCCGCCCTCGGCCCGCAATTCGAGATCGTCACGGTGCCGCCCGGCCGGCCGCGCACCAAGCCGAGGGCCCTGACCTATGCGCTCGGCGCGGCACGGGGCGAATTCCTGGTGATCTACGATGCGGAAGACCGGATCGACCCGATGCAGCTCGAGGAAGCGTGGCGGACCTTTGCGGCCGGGCCGGCGCATATCGCCTGCCTCCAGGCTCCGCTCATCATCACCAATGCGCGGGAAAGCTGGATCAGCGCGCTCTTCGCGGTCGAATATGCCGGCCTCTTCCGGGTGCTGCTGCCGCGGCTGGCCGCCGCCCGCATGCCGATGCCGCTCGGCGGCACGTCCAACCATTTCCGCACGCGCGTGCTGCAGGACGTGGGCGGGTGGGATCCGTTCAACGTCACCGAGGATGCCGACCTCGGCCTCAGGCTCTACCGGCTCGGCTACCGCTGCGGGGTGATCAGCCGGCCGACCTACGAGGAGGCGCCGACCGAAATCCGCGCCTGGCTCGGCCAGCGCACGCGTTGGTTCAAGGGATGGCTGCAGACCTGGCTGGTGCTGATGCGCCGGCCCTCGCAACTCGTCAGGGAAATGGGGCTCGGGCCGAGCCTGGTCTTCCAGGTGCTGGTCGGCGGGCTCATCCTCTCCTCGCTCGCCCATCCGCTCATTCTCGCCTATCTCGGCGTCATCGTCTGGCGCCTCGTCGCGCTGGAGAACGCGACCGTCGGGCTGCTCGATCTCACCCTGTTCACGCTCGATGCCCTCAACATTGCCGGAAGCTACGCGGTCTTCATCGCGCTCGGGCGCATCGGCATGACGCGGGAGGAGCGGCGGACGGTCGGATCGCGCTGGGCGCTGACGCCCGTCTACTGGCTGCTGATCTCGCAGGCCGCCTGGCGCGCCGTGCGCGAATTGCGCTCCAATCCGTTCTTCTGGAACAAGACGGCCCATCGCCCGGCGAAGACGCAGGAAGGCCCCGCAGCGGCGCCCGGCACCGGATGA
- a CDS encoding transporter substrate-binding domain-containing protein — MWKNRISSLKSHGIFALCLLMATVNPLSAAAQERAPVDLPILFDTRERIARPDLSGIVRLRFLTTVDFPPFNFIDQTGKLAGFHVDLVREICRELALTEKCQIQAVTFPELEKALVDGNGEAIAAGVAVTAELRMRFAFSRPFMRLPARFAVTKKAAPAGETAAALDGKRVGVVAASAHEAMLKAFFPRVTAEALPDRAALLAALKDGKVDAAFGDGMQLAFWTNGTESAGCCRLFDGPYVSERFLGEGLTIMVRKQDEAIAGAIDHALLALSRSGRLQEIYLRYFPVNLYGG; from the coding sequence ATGTGGAAGAACAGAATTTCATCCCTTAAATCCCATGGGATTTTTGCGCTTTGCCTGCTGATGGCGACGGTAAATCCGCTATCCGCCGCCGCGCAGGAGCGGGCGCCGGTCGATCTGCCGATCCTCTTCGATACCCGAGAGCGCATCGCCCGGCCGGACCTTTCCGGCATCGTGCGGCTGCGCTTCCTGACGACCGTGGATTTCCCGCCGTTCAATTTCATCGACCAGACCGGCAAGCTTGCCGGCTTCCACGTCGATCTCGTGCGCGAGATCTGCCGGGAACTGGCCTTGACGGAAAAGTGCCAGATCCAGGCCGTGACCTTCCCGGAGCTGGAAAAGGCGCTGGTCGACGGCAATGGCGAGGCGATCGCCGCTGGCGTCGCCGTCACGGCGGAGTTGCGCATGCGTTTTGCCTTCTCGCGCCCCTTCATGCGGCTGCCGGCGCGCTTTGCCGTCACGAAGAAGGCGGCGCCGGCCGGCGAGACGGCGGCGGCGCTCGATGGCAAGCGGGTGGGTGTCGTGGCGGCAAGCGCACACGAGGCTATGCTGAAGGCCTTTTTCCCGCGGGTGACAGCCGAGGCTCTCCCGGATCGGGCGGCCCTGCTCGCGGCACTGAAGGATGGCAAGGTGGATGCCGCTTTCGGCGACGGCATGCAGCTCGCCTTCTGGACGAACGGCACGGAATCGGCCGGCTGCTGCCGCCTGTTCGACGGCCCCTACGTTTCCGAGCGGTTCCTCGGCGAGGGATTGACGATCATGGTGCGCAAGCAGGACGAGGCCATTGCCGGCGCCATCGACCACGCGCTTCTGGCGCTTTCGCGCAGCGGCCGCCTGCAGGAAATCTACCTGCGCTACTTCCCCGTCAATCTGTACGGCGGCTGA